A window from Theropithecus gelada isolate Dixy chromosome 1, Tgel_1.0, whole genome shotgun sequence encodes these proteins:
- the PIP5K1A gene encoding phosphatidylinositol 4-phosphate 5-kinase type-1 alpha isoform X1, whose product MASASSGPSSSVGFSSFDPAVPSCTSSSAASGIKRPVAPEVLEAKQDSYISLVPYASGMPIKKIGHRSVDSSGETTYKKTTSSALKGAIQLGITHTVGSLSTKPERDVLMQDFYVVESIFFPSEGSNLTPAHHYNDFRFKTYAPVAFRYFRELFGIRPDDYLYSLCSEPLIELCSSGASGSLFYVSSDDEFIIKTVQHKEAEFLQKLLPGYYMNLNQNPRTLLPKFYGLYCVQAGGKNIRIVVMNNLLPRSVKMHIKYDLKGSTYKRRASQKEREKPLPTFKDLDFLQDIPDGLFLDADMYNALCKTLQRDCLVLQSFKIMDYSLLMSIHNIDHAQREPLSSETQYSVDTRRPAPQKALYSTAMESIQGEARRGGTMETDDHMGGIPARNSKGERLLLYIGIIDILQSYRFVKKLEHSWKALVHDGDTVSVHRPGFYAERFQRFMCNTVFKKIPLKPSPSKKFRSGSSFSRRVGSSGNSCITYQPSVSGEHKTQVTTKAEVEPGVHLGRPDVLPQTPPLEEISEGSPIPDPSFSPIVGETLQMLTTSTTLEKLEVAESEFTH is encoded by the exons caGCATCTGGAATCAAGAGACCTGTGGCACCTGAG GTCTTGGAAGCTAAACAGGATTCTTACATCTCATTG GTGCCTTATGCCTCTGGCATGCCCATCAAGAAAATAGGCCATCGAAGTGTTGATTCCTCAGGAGAGACAACATACAAAAAG ACAACCTCATCAGCCTTGAAAGGTGCCATCCAGTTGGGCATTACCCACACTGTGGGGAGCCTGAGTACCAAACCAGAGCGTGATGTCCTCATGCAAGATTTCTACGTGGTGGAGAGTATCTTCTTCCCCAG TGAAGGGAGCAACCTGACCCCTGCTCATCACTACAATGACTTTCGTTTCAAGACCTATGCACCTGTTGCCTTCCGGTACTTCCGGGAGCTATTTGGTATCCGGCCCGATGATTACTTG TATTCCCTCTGCAGTGAGCCGCTGATTGAACTCTGCAGCTCTGGAGCTAGTGGTTCCCTTTTCTATGtgtccagtgatgatgagttcATTATTAAGACAGTCCAACATAAAGAGGCGGAGTTTCTGCAGAAGCTGCTTCCAGGATACTACATG AACCTCAACCAGAACCCTCGGACTTTGCTGCCTAAATTCTATGGACTGTACTGTGTGCAGGCAGGTGGCAAGAACATTCGAATTGTGGTGATGAACAATCTTTTACCAAGATCGGTAAAAATGCATATCAAATATGACCTCAAAGGCTCAACCTACAAACGGCGGGCTTCCCAGAAAGAGCGAGAGAAGCCTCTTCCCACATTTAAAGACCTAGACTTCTTACAAGACATCCCTGATGGTCTTTTTTTGGATGCTGACATGTACAACGCTCTCTGTAAGACCCTGCAGCGTGACTGTTTG GTTCTGCAGAGCTTCAAGATAATGGATTATAGCCTCTTGATGTCAATCCATAATATAGATCATGCACAACGAGAGCCCTTAAGCAGCGAAACACAGTACTCAGTTGACACTCGAAGACCAGCCCCCCAAAAGGCTCTGTATTCTACAGCCATGGAATCCATCCAGGGAGAGGCTCGACGGGGTGGCACCATGGAGACTGATGACCA tatGGGTGGCATCCCTGCCCGGAATAGTAAAGGGGAAAGGCTTCTGCTTTATATTGGCATCATTGACATTCTGCAGTCTTACAG GTTTGTTAAGAAGTTGGAGCACTCTTGGAAAGCCCTGGTACATGACGGG GACACTGTCTCAGTGCATCGCCCAGGCTTCTACGCTGAACGGTTCCAGCGCTTCATGTGCAACACAGTATTTAAGAAGATTCCCT TGAAGCCTTCTCCCTCCAAAAAGTTTCGGTCTGGCTCATCTTTCTCTCGGCGAGTAGGCTCCAGTGGCAACTCCTGCATTACTTACCAACCATCGGTCTCTGGGGAACACAAGACACAAGTCACAACAAAGGCGGAAGTGGAGCCAG gcGTTCACCTTGGTCGTCCTGATGTTTTACCTCAGACTCCACCTTTGGAGGAAATCAGTGAGGGCTCACCTATTCCTGACCCCAGTTTCTCACCTATAGTTGGAGAGACTTTGCAAATGCTAACTACAAG
- the PIP5K1A gene encoding phosphatidylinositol 4-phosphate 5-kinase type-1 alpha isoform X6: protein MASASSGPSSSVGFSSFDPAVPSCTSSSASGIKRPVAPEVPYASGMPIKKIGHRSVDSSGETTYKKTTSSALKGAIQLGITHTVGSLSTKPERDVLMQDFYVVESIFFPSEGSNLTPAHHYNDFRFKTYAPVAFRYFRELFGIRPDDYLYSLCSEPLIELCSSGASGSLFYVSSDDEFIIKTVQHKEAEFLQKLLPGYYMNLNQNPRTLLPKFYGLYCVQAGGKNIRIVVMNNLLPRSVKMHIKYDLKGSTYKRRASQKEREKPLPTFKDLDFLQDIPDGLFLDADMYNALCKTLQRDCLVLQSFKIMDYSLLMSIHNIDHAQREPLSSETQYSVDTRRPAPQKALYSTAMESIQGEARRGGTMETDDHMGGIPARNSKGERLLLYIGIIDILQSYRFVKKLEHSWKALVHDGDTVSVHRPGFYAERFQRFMCNTVFKKIPCVHLGRPDVLPQTPPLEEISEGSPIPDPSFSPIVGETLQMLTTSTTLEKLEVAESEFTH, encoded by the exons CATCTGGAATCAAGAGACCTGTGGCACCTGAG GTGCCTTATGCCTCTGGCATGCCCATCAAGAAAATAGGCCATCGAAGTGTTGATTCCTCAGGAGAGACAACATACAAAAAG ACAACCTCATCAGCCTTGAAAGGTGCCATCCAGTTGGGCATTACCCACACTGTGGGGAGCCTGAGTACCAAACCAGAGCGTGATGTCCTCATGCAAGATTTCTACGTGGTGGAGAGTATCTTCTTCCCCAG TGAAGGGAGCAACCTGACCCCTGCTCATCACTACAATGACTTTCGTTTCAAGACCTATGCACCTGTTGCCTTCCGGTACTTCCGGGAGCTATTTGGTATCCGGCCCGATGATTACTTG TATTCCCTCTGCAGTGAGCCGCTGATTGAACTCTGCAGCTCTGGAGCTAGTGGTTCCCTTTTCTATGtgtccagtgatgatgagttcATTATTAAGACAGTCCAACATAAAGAGGCGGAGTTTCTGCAGAAGCTGCTTCCAGGATACTACATG AACCTCAACCAGAACCCTCGGACTTTGCTGCCTAAATTCTATGGACTGTACTGTGTGCAGGCAGGTGGCAAGAACATTCGAATTGTGGTGATGAACAATCTTTTACCAAGATCGGTAAAAATGCATATCAAATATGACCTCAAAGGCTCAACCTACAAACGGCGGGCTTCCCAGAAAGAGCGAGAGAAGCCTCTTCCCACATTTAAAGACCTAGACTTCTTACAAGACATCCCTGATGGTCTTTTTTTGGATGCTGACATGTACAACGCTCTCTGTAAGACCCTGCAGCGTGACTGTTTG GTTCTGCAGAGCTTCAAGATAATGGATTATAGCCTCTTGATGTCAATCCATAATATAGATCATGCACAACGAGAGCCCTTAAGCAGCGAAACACAGTACTCAGTTGACACTCGAAGACCAGCCCCCCAAAAGGCTCTGTATTCTACAGCCATGGAATCCATCCAGGGAGAGGCTCGACGGGGTGGCACCATGGAGACTGATGACCA tatGGGTGGCATCCCTGCCCGGAATAGTAAAGGGGAAAGGCTTCTGCTTTATATTGGCATCATTGACATTCTGCAGTCTTACAG GTTTGTTAAGAAGTTGGAGCACTCTTGGAAAGCCCTGGTACATGACGGG GACACTGTCTCAGTGCATCGCCCAGGCTTCTACGCTGAACGGTTCCAGCGCTTCATGTGCAACACAGTATTTAAGAAGATTCCCT gcGTTCACCTTGGTCGTCCTGATGTTTTACCTCAGACTCCACCTTTGGAGGAAATCAGTGAGGGCTCACCTATTCCTGACCCCAGTTTCTCACCTATAGTTGGAGAGACTTTGCAAATGCTAACTACAAG
- the PIP5K1A gene encoding phosphatidylinositol 4-phosphate 5-kinase type-1 alpha isoform X4, whose product MASASSGPSSSVGFSSFDPAVPSCTSSSASGIKRPVAPEVPYASGMPIKKIGHRSVDSSGETTYKKTTSSALKGAIQLGITHTVGSLSTKPERDVLMQDFYVVESIFFPSEGSNLTPAHHYNDFRFKTYAPVAFRYFRELFGIRPDDYLYSLCSEPLIELCSSGASGSLFYVSSDDEFIIKTVQHKEAEFLQKLLPGYYMNLNQNPRTLLPKFYGLYCVQAGGKNIRIVVMNNLLPRSVKMHIKYDLKGSTYKRRASQKEREKPLPTFKDLDFLQDIPDGLFLDADMYNALCKTLQRDCLVLQSFKIMDYSLLMSIHNIDHAQREPLSSETQYSVDTRRPAPQKALYSTAMESIQGEARRGGTMETDDHMGGIPARNSKGERLLLYIGIIDILQSYRFVKKLEHSWKALVHDGDTVSVHRPGFYAERFQRFMCNTVFKKIPLKPSPSKKFRSGSSFSRRVGSSGNSCITYQPSVSGEHKTQVTTKAEVEPGVHLGRPDVLPQTPPLEEISEGSPIPDPSFSPIVGETLQMLTTSTTLEKLEVAESEFTH is encoded by the exons CATCTGGAATCAAGAGACCTGTGGCACCTGAG GTGCCTTATGCCTCTGGCATGCCCATCAAGAAAATAGGCCATCGAAGTGTTGATTCCTCAGGAGAGACAACATACAAAAAG ACAACCTCATCAGCCTTGAAAGGTGCCATCCAGTTGGGCATTACCCACACTGTGGGGAGCCTGAGTACCAAACCAGAGCGTGATGTCCTCATGCAAGATTTCTACGTGGTGGAGAGTATCTTCTTCCCCAG TGAAGGGAGCAACCTGACCCCTGCTCATCACTACAATGACTTTCGTTTCAAGACCTATGCACCTGTTGCCTTCCGGTACTTCCGGGAGCTATTTGGTATCCGGCCCGATGATTACTTG TATTCCCTCTGCAGTGAGCCGCTGATTGAACTCTGCAGCTCTGGAGCTAGTGGTTCCCTTTTCTATGtgtccagtgatgatgagttcATTATTAAGACAGTCCAACATAAAGAGGCGGAGTTTCTGCAGAAGCTGCTTCCAGGATACTACATG AACCTCAACCAGAACCCTCGGACTTTGCTGCCTAAATTCTATGGACTGTACTGTGTGCAGGCAGGTGGCAAGAACATTCGAATTGTGGTGATGAACAATCTTTTACCAAGATCGGTAAAAATGCATATCAAATATGACCTCAAAGGCTCAACCTACAAACGGCGGGCTTCCCAGAAAGAGCGAGAGAAGCCTCTTCCCACATTTAAAGACCTAGACTTCTTACAAGACATCCCTGATGGTCTTTTTTTGGATGCTGACATGTACAACGCTCTCTGTAAGACCCTGCAGCGTGACTGTTTG GTTCTGCAGAGCTTCAAGATAATGGATTATAGCCTCTTGATGTCAATCCATAATATAGATCATGCACAACGAGAGCCCTTAAGCAGCGAAACACAGTACTCAGTTGACACTCGAAGACCAGCCCCCCAAAAGGCTCTGTATTCTACAGCCATGGAATCCATCCAGGGAGAGGCTCGACGGGGTGGCACCATGGAGACTGATGACCA tatGGGTGGCATCCCTGCCCGGAATAGTAAAGGGGAAAGGCTTCTGCTTTATATTGGCATCATTGACATTCTGCAGTCTTACAG GTTTGTTAAGAAGTTGGAGCACTCTTGGAAAGCCCTGGTACATGACGGG GACACTGTCTCAGTGCATCGCCCAGGCTTCTACGCTGAACGGTTCCAGCGCTTCATGTGCAACACAGTATTTAAGAAGATTCCCT TGAAGCCTTCTCCCTCCAAAAAGTTTCGGTCTGGCTCATCTTTCTCTCGGCGAGTAGGCTCCAGTGGCAACTCCTGCATTACTTACCAACCATCGGTCTCTGGGGAACACAAGACACAAGTCACAACAAAGGCGGAAGTGGAGCCAG gcGTTCACCTTGGTCGTCCTGATGTTTTACCTCAGACTCCACCTTTGGAGGAAATCAGTGAGGGCTCACCTATTCCTGACCCCAGTTTCTCACCTATAGTTGGAGAGACTTTGCAAATGCTAACTACAAG
- the PIP5K1A gene encoding phosphatidylinositol 4-phosphate 5-kinase type-1 alpha isoform X2, which yields MASASSGPSSSVGFSSFDPAVPSCTSSSASGIKRPVAPEVLEAKQDSYISLVPYASGMPIKKIGHRSVDSSGETTYKKTTSSALKGAIQLGITHTVGSLSTKPERDVLMQDFYVVESIFFPSEGSNLTPAHHYNDFRFKTYAPVAFRYFRELFGIRPDDYLYSLCSEPLIELCSSGASGSLFYVSSDDEFIIKTVQHKEAEFLQKLLPGYYMNLNQNPRTLLPKFYGLYCVQAGGKNIRIVVMNNLLPRSVKMHIKYDLKGSTYKRRASQKEREKPLPTFKDLDFLQDIPDGLFLDADMYNALCKTLQRDCLVLQSFKIMDYSLLMSIHNIDHAQREPLSSETQYSVDTRRPAPQKALYSTAMESIQGEARRGGTMETDDHMGGIPARNSKGERLLLYIGIIDILQSYRFVKKLEHSWKALVHDGDTVSVHRPGFYAERFQRFMCNTVFKKIPLKPSPSKKFRSGSSFSRRVGSSGNSCITYQPSVSGEHKTQVTTKAEVEPGVHLGRPDVLPQTPPLEEISEGSPIPDPSFSPIVGETLQMLTTSTTLEKLEVAESEFTH from the exons CATCTGGAATCAAGAGACCTGTGGCACCTGAG GTCTTGGAAGCTAAACAGGATTCTTACATCTCATTG GTGCCTTATGCCTCTGGCATGCCCATCAAGAAAATAGGCCATCGAAGTGTTGATTCCTCAGGAGAGACAACATACAAAAAG ACAACCTCATCAGCCTTGAAAGGTGCCATCCAGTTGGGCATTACCCACACTGTGGGGAGCCTGAGTACCAAACCAGAGCGTGATGTCCTCATGCAAGATTTCTACGTGGTGGAGAGTATCTTCTTCCCCAG TGAAGGGAGCAACCTGACCCCTGCTCATCACTACAATGACTTTCGTTTCAAGACCTATGCACCTGTTGCCTTCCGGTACTTCCGGGAGCTATTTGGTATCCGGCCCGATGATTACTTG TATTCCCTCTGCAGTGAGCCGCTGATTGAACTCTGCAGCTCTGGAGCTAGTGGTTCCCTTTTCTATGtgtccagtgatgatgagttcATTATTAAGACAGTCCAACATAAAGAGGCGGAGTTTCTGCAGAAGCTGCTTCCAGGATACTACATG AACCTCAACCAGAACCCTCGGACTTTGCTGCCTAAATTCTATGGACTGTACTGTGTGCAGGCAGGTGGCAAGAACATTCGAATTGTGGTGATGAACAATCTTTTACCAAGATCGGTAAAAATGCATATCAAATATGACCTCAAAGGCTCAACCTACAAACGGCGGGCTTCCCAGAAAGAGCGAGAGAAGCCTCTTCCCACATTTAAAGACCTAGACTTCTTACAAGACATCCCTGATGGTCTTTTTTTGGATGCTGACATGTACAACGCTCTCTGTAAGACCCTGCAGCGTGACTGTTTG GTTCTGCAGAGCTTCAAGATAATGGATTATAGCCTCTTGATGTCAATCCATAATATAGATCATGCACAACGAGAGCCCTTAAGCAGCGAAACACAGTACTCAGTTGACACTCGAAGACCAGCCCCCCAAAAGGCTCTGTATTCTACAGCCATGGAATCCATCCAGGGAGAGGCTCGACGGGGTGGCACCATGGAGACTGATGACCA tatGGGTGGCATCCCTGCCCGGAATAGTAAAGGGGAAAGGCTTCTGCTTTATATTGGCATCATTGACATTCTGCAGTCTTACAG GTTTGTTAAGAAGTTGGAGCACTCTTGGAAAGCCCTGGTACATGACGGG GACACTGTCTCAGTGCATCGCCCAGGCTTCTACGCTGAACGGTTCCAGCGCTTCATGTGCAACACAGTATTTAAGAAGATTCCCT TGAAGCCTTCTCCCTCCAAAAAGTTTCGGTCTGGCTCATCTTTCTCTCGGCGAGTAGGCTCCAGTGGCAACTCCTGCATTACTTACCAACCATCGGTCTCTGGGGAACACAAGACACAAGTCACAACAAAGGCGGAAGTGGAGCCAG gcGTTCACCTTGGTCGTCCTGATGTTTTACCTCAGACTCCACCTTTGGAGGAAATCAGTGAGGGCTCACCTATTCCTGACCCCAGTTTCTCACCTATAGTTGGAGAGACTTTGCAAATGCTAACTACAAG
- the PIP5K1A gene encoding phosphatidylinositol 4-phosphate 5-kinase type-1 alpha isoform X5: protein MASASSGPSSSVGFSSFDPAVPSCTSSSAASGIKRPVAPEVPYASGMPIKKIGHRSVDSSGETTYKKTTSSALKGAIQLGITHTVGSLSTKPERDVLMQDFYVVESIFFPSEGSNLTPAHHYNDFRFKTYAPVAFRYFRELFGIRPDDYLYSLCSEPLIELCSSGASGSLFYVSSDDEFIIKTVQHKEAEFLQKLLPGYYMNLNQNPRTLLPKFYGLYCVQAGGKNIRIVVMNNLLPRSVKMHIKYDLKGSTYKRRASQKEREKPLPTFKDLDFLQDIPDGLFLDADMYNALCKTLQRDCLVLQSFKIMDYSLLMSIHNIDHAQREPLSSETQYSVDTRRPAPQKALYSTAMESIQGEARRGGTMETDDQFVKKLEHSWKALVHDGDTVSVHRPGFYAERFQRFMCNTVFKKIPLKPSPSKKFRSGSSFSRRVGSSGNSCITYQPSVSGEHKTQVTTKAEVEPGVHLGRPDVLPQTPPLEEISEGSPIPDPSFSPIVGETLQMLTTSTTLEKLEVAESEFTH, encoded by the exons caGCATCTGGAATCAAGAGACCTGTGGCACCTGAG GTGCCTTATGCCTCTGGCATGCCCATCAAGAAAATAGGCCATCGAAGTGTTGATTCCTCAGGAGAGACAACATACAAAAAG ACAACCTCATCAGCCTTGAAAGGTGCCATCCAGTTGGGCATTACCCACACTGTGGGGAGCCTGAGTACCAAACCAGAGCGTGATGTCCTCATGCAAGATTTCTACGTGGTGGAGAGTATCTTCTTCCCCAG TGAAGGGAGCAACCTGACCCCTGCTCATCACTACAATGACTTTCGTTTCAAGACCTATGCACCTGTTGCCTTCCGGTACTTCCGGGAGCTATTTGGTATCCGGCCCGATGATTACTTG TATTCCCTCTGCAGTGAGCCGCTGATTGAACTCTGCAGCTCTGGAGCTAGTGGTTCCCTTTTCTATGtgtccagtgatgatgagttcATTATTAAGACAGTCCAACATAAAGAGGCGGAGTTTCTGCAGAAGCTGCTTCCAGGATACTACATG AACCTCAACCAGAACCCTCGGACTTTGCTGCCTAAATTCTATGGACTGTACTGTGTGCAGGCAGGTGGCAAGAACATTCGAATTGTGGTGATGAACAATCTTTTACCAAGATCGGTAAAAATGCATATCAAATATGACCTCAAAGGCTCAACCTACAAACGGCGGGCTTCCCAGAAAGAGCGAGAGAAGCCTCTTCCCACATTTAAAGACCTAGACTTCTTACAAGACATCCCTGATGGTCTTTTTTTGGATGCTGACATGTACAACGCTCTCTGTAAGACCCTGCAGCGTGACTGTTTG GTTCTGCAGAGCTTCAAGATAATGGATTATAGCCTCTTGATGTCAATCCATAATATAGATCATGCACAACGAGAGCCCTTAAGCAGCGAAACACAGTACTCAGTTGACACTCGAAGACCAGCCCCCCAAAAGGCTCTGTATTCTACAGCCATGGAATCCATCCAGGGAGAGGCTCGACGGGGTGGCACCATGGAGACTGATGACCA GTTTGTTAAGAAGTTGGAGCACTCTTGGAAAGCCCTGGTACATGACGGG GACACTGTCTCAGTGCATCGCCCAGGCTTCTACGCTGAACGGTTCCAGCGCTTCATGTGCAACACAGTATTTAAGAAGATTCCCT TGAAGCCTTCTCCCTCCAAAAAGTTTCGGTCTGGCTCATCTTTCTCTCGGCGAGTAGGCTCCAGTGGCAACTCCTGCATTACTTACCAACCATCGGTCTCTGGGGAACACAAGACACAAGTCACAACAAAGGCGGAAGTGGAGCCAG gcGTTCACCTTGGTCGTCCTGATGTTTTACCTCAGACTCCACCTTTGGAGGAAATCAGTGAGGGCTCACCTATTCCTGACCCCAGTTTCTCACCTATAGTTGGAGAGACTTTGCAAATGCTAACTACAAG
- the PIP5K1A gene encoding phosphatidylinositol 4-phosphate 5-kinase type-1 alpha isoform X3: protein MASASSGPSSSVGFSSFDPAVPSCTSSSAASGIKRPVAPEVPYASGMPIKKIGHRSVDSSGETTYKKTTSSALKGAIQLGITHTVGSLSTKPERDVLMQDFYVVESIFFPSEGSNLTPAHHYNDFRFKTYAPVAFRYFRELFGIRPDDYLYSLCSEPLIELCSSGASGSLFYVSSDDEFIIKTVQHKEAEFLQKLLPGYYMNLNQNPRTLLPKFYGLYCVQAGGKNIRIVVMNNLLPRSVKMHIKYDLKGSTYKRRASQKEREKPLPTFKDLDFLQDIPDGLFLDADMYNALCKTLQRDCLVLQSFKIMDYSLLMSIHNIDHAQREPLSSETQYSVDTRRPAPQKALYSTAMESIQGEARRGGTMETDDHMGGIPARNSKGERLLLYIGIIDILQSYRFVKKLEHSWKALVHDGDTVSVHRPGFYAERFQRFMCNTVFKKIPLKPSPSKKFRSGSSFSRRVGSSGNSCITYQPSVSGEHKTQVTTKAEVEPGVHLGRPDVLPQTPPLEEISEGSPIPDPSFSPIVGETLQMLTTSTTLEKLEVAESEFTH from the exons caGCATCTGGAATCAAGAGACCTGTGGCACCTGAG GTGCCTTATGCCTCTGGCATGCCCATCAAGAAAATAGGCCATCGAAGTGTTGATTCCTCAGGAGAGACAACATACAAAAAG ACAACCTCATCAGCCTTGAAAGGTGCCATCCAGTTGGGCATTACCCACACTGTGGGGAGCCTGAGTACCAAACCAGAGCGTGATGTCCTCATGCAAGATTTCTACGTGGTGGAGAGTATCTTCTTCCCCAG TGAAGGGAGCAACCTGACCCCTGCTCATCACTACAATGACTTTCGTTTCAAGACCTATGCACCTGTTGCCTTCCGGTACTTCCGGGAGCTATTTGGTATCCGGCCCGATGATTACTTG TATTCCCTCTGCAGTGAGCCGCTGATTGAACTCTGCAGCTCTGGAGCTAGTGGTTCCCTTTTCTATGtgtccagtgatgatgagttcATTATTAAGACAGTCCAACATAAAGAGGCGGAGTTTCTGCAGAAGCTGCTTCCAGGATACTACATG AACCTCAACCAGAACCCTCGGACTTTGCTGCCTAAATTCTATGGACTGTACTGTGTGCAGGCAGGTGGCAAGAACATTCGAATTGTGGTGATGAACAATCTTTTACCAAGATCGGTAAAAATGCATATCAAATATGACCTCAAAGGCTCAACCTACAAACGGCGGGCTTCCCAGAAAGAGCGAGAGAAGCCTCTTCCCACATTTAAAGACCTAGACTTCTTACAAGACATCCCTGATGGTCTTTTTTTGGATGCTGACATGTACAACGCTCTCTGTAAGACCCTGCAGCGTGACTGTTTG GTTCTGCAGAGCTTCAAGATAATGGATTATAGCCTCTTGATGTCAATCCATAATATAGATCATGCACAACGAGAGCCCTTAAGCAGCGAAACACAGTACTCAGTTGACACTCGAAGACCAGCCCCCCAAAAGGCTCTGTATTCTACAGCCATGGAATCCATCCAGGGAGAGGCTCGACGGGGTGGCACCATGGAGACTGATGACCA tatGGGTGGCATCCCTGCCCGGAATAGTAAAGGGGAAAGGCTTCTGCTTTATATTGGCATCATTGACATTCTGCAGTCTTACAG GTTTGTTAAGAAGTTGGAGCACTCTTGGAAAGCCCTGGTACATGACGGG GACACTGTCTCAGTGCATCGCCCAGGCTTCTACGCTGAACGGTTCCAGCGCTTCATGTGCAACACAGTATTTAAGAAGATTCCCT TGAAGCCTTCTCCCTCCAAAAAGTTTCGGTCTGGCTCATCTTTCTCTCGGCGAGTAGGCTCCAGTGGCAACTCCTGCATTACTTACCAACCATCGGTCTCTGGGGAACACAAGACACAAGTCACAACAAAGGCGGAAGTGGAGCCAG gcGTTCACCTTGGTCGTCCTGATGTTTTACCTCAGACTCCACCTTTGGAGGAAATCAGTGAGGGCTCACCTATTCCTGACCCCAGTTTCTCACCTATAGTTGGAGAGACTTTGCAAATGCTAACTACAAG